The sequence CGAAGCACGCAGCGCCATCACTCGGTGGATCCGCTGGTACAACCACCAGCGGCCTCACCAGGCCCTGCGCTACCTCAGCCCGGTCGAACACCGGGCGCAACAACTACAGTCGGTGGCTTGACTTGAGGGGGTCACTACACGGCTCCCTTAGAAGAGAATCAGGACCCGATCGACCCGCAGGGATATGTTGTACAGATGGTGCCTAGAGCCGATGTCTCCAAGCTCCTGACATTTCCTGCATCTACCTGGTTTCAAGCCCCGCCTGGCAAGTACAAGGCTTGGGTCGAAGGCAACTGGACGATCAGCCCGTTCCCTGTCGTCCTGGGATTCAGCGACACTCCCTTCCGCAAGCGTGGAAGATCCCTGGGAATCATCGTCGTCCCGGCAGGAAAAGTAGCCTTGGATCCAGAAGCTCAGGCCCCGGAGAAGGGCTACCTGAGCTTGCTCCATACGGAGAGCCACAATCGCGGTACGGCGCCCAAGTTCGAACTTTCCCGTCGAGTCACCGGCCAGGATCTCCACGAAGGCACACTGATGCCGGCCGGGGCGGTGCTTGCCGGTCTCTATGACGAAGATCGGCGCGAGTATCGAACCCTCCAGGAAGTCCTGATCGAATCAGGCAAGCTCTCCCGCATTACCCCTGAACCGCCCGCCCCGGGCACCAGCACTCTTATCGCCGTACTCGAGCGCCCCAATTTCATACTCAGCCATGAAGACCATGACTTAGTGATCACTGCCACCCTCCCCGGGGAAGAGCCGACAACACCCGATTTGGTGGTACCGGCATCGCGGCGAGTGTATGCAGTTTGGTACGAGCTGGAGGCTCTTCAAGCGCGAGTCGATGTTCACTCACCCTCGGTATTCCTCGAACCCCAGGACGTTCAACTACGACCGGGTCATGTCGAAGACATCCGAGCGACTCTACAGCCACTGCCGAGCCTTGATCTGAGCCTCGACCTGGCGCCTCCTTTGCGAGAAAGCTCACTGACGGTGGCAGTGACGACTTATCCAGGTCGCGAAGTGTTGGAGCGCGTGGAACTTCCCCCAACGGCCGCGCATCACCGGTTCGACCGGCTTCCTCGGTCGCCGGTGGAGGTCGTCCTGGAAGTGGATCCCTGGCAGTTTAGAGAGCGGGTTGATCTATCCGACGGAAAGAACCAGCTAGTCGAGTTTCGGCCCCGCCCTCATACTTTGCGCGGCACCGTCTACCGAGGATCCGAAGGACACGAGGCCACAATCTCCTTTCGAAGCGGCCATCCTGATCGAAGACTCGT is a genomic window of Acidobacteriota bacterium containing:
- a CDS encoding carboxypeptidase-like regulatory domain-containing protein yields the protein MVPRADVSKLLTFPASTWFQAPPGKYKAWVEGNWTISPFPVVLGFSDTPFRKRGRSLGIIVVPAGKVALDPEAQAPEKGYLSLLHTESHNRGTAPKFELSRRVTGQDLHEGTLMPAGAVLAGLYDEDRREYRTLQEVLIESGKLSRITPEPPAPGTSTLIAVLERPNFILSHEDHDLVITATLPGEEPTTPDLVVPASRRVYAVWYELEALQARVDVHSPSVFLEPQDVQLRPGHVEDIRATLQPLPSLDLSLDLAPPLRESSLTVAVTTYPGREVLERVELPPTAAHHRFDRLPRSPVEVVLEVDPWQFRERVDLSDGKNQLVEFRPRPHTLRGTVYRGSEGHEATISFRSGHPDRRLVVDSDTQGEYEAFLFPDSFYRAVMIQLKDHSGPPFVDLVMQPLDQIDTLDFHLPGATYKVRVIDETTGVGIPDATVYASNRFLDGGKEGPERRVSQSTTTDEEGIAELQPLRPGTVELTARAEQYLPSSPVREAIPDAEDEQELELTLQPEGKTARLRLLLPSGLPASGARLLALSDLNQKQPLWEGQADHQGELEVPHSVDTALLLVRHPTAGFLLKSWTGGSDEIEWSLPSRASPLKIQVLDPAGDPVALAMVKLKIAEHWLAGSTLAWLTESRGGANQRGIWQATSIPAGPIEILAWRREATLSALAGVLDPQAVALEYPWPSTVEVIAAE